DNA sequence from the Cucumis melo cultivar AY chromosome 6, USDA_Cmelo_AY_1.0, whole genome shotgun sequence genome:
TTCTTGGAAATGCAGAAATAAAGTTGAAGAAAATGCAAATTATactgagaaagatgaagaaagtgGTGATTCATCATTGCTTCTAGCATGCAAAGATGTGGAAACATGTGAAAATAATGCATGGTATCTTGATAGAGGTGCAAGCAATCACATGTGTGGAAGTAAATTGATGTTCACGAAGCTTAATGAATATGTTGGTGGCGATATCGTATTTGGTGATGCCataaaaatttcaataaaaagaaaaggtaaaattttgatcaatttgaaGAATGGAAAGCATGAGTTGAAAGAATTAAGACATGTATAGAGAAAAATGGATCTAAAAATTACCCTAATTGCTAAGGTAAACATGCATAGAAAAAAGCTACATGAACTAGGGTTTTTTCAAGTAATAACTTTTGTAGTTTATGAATCTCTAGAAATTTCACCAAA
Encoded proteins:
- the LOC127149707 gene encoding uncharacterized protein LOC127149707, with translation MKESESVSDYTSRLLAIVNEMKRYGETISEKILPSLDEKFNFIVVAIEESNDLNTMLIDQLMGSLQAHEEKLLKKNKRMTENKVEENANYTEKDEESGDSSLLLACKDVETCENNAWYLDRGASNHMCGSKLMFTKLNEYVGGDIVFGDAIKISIKRKGKILINLKNGKHELKELRHV